A region from the Ciconia boyciana chromosome 1, ASM3463844v1, whole genome shotgun sequence genome encodes:
- the SYCE3 gene encoding synaptonemal complex central element protein 3, protein MAESEPQEGNYDNMVKMVEDLNKDLEKLLEEMEKLTVQATWMAYDMVVIRTNPDLANSMRRLEDAFLSCKEEMEKKWQEVLMESKGEKQKKE, encoded by the exons ATGGCCGAATCAGAACCACAGGAAGGAAACTATGATAACATGGTAAAGATGGTAGAGGACCTGAACAAGGACTTAGAAAAACTTCtggaggaaatggaaaaactaACAG TGCAGGCAACCTGGATGGCATATGACATGGTAGTCATACGTACCAACCCAGACCTGGCCAACTCCATGAGGCGTTTGGAAGATGCCTTCCTGAGTTGCAAagaagagatggagaagaaatgGCAAGAGGTGCTAATGGAATCTAAaggtgaaaagcaaaaaaaggaataa